Proteins co-encoded in one Salvia splendens isolate huo1 chromosome 4, SspV2, whole genome shotgun sequence genomic window:
- the LOC121798853 gene encoding probable low-specificity L-threonine aldolase 1 isoform X6, with protein MTMVTRRVDLRSDTVTKPTETMRAAMIRGSEVILGDYSHIHIYENGGISTLGGVHPRTVKNNEDGTMDIDRIEESIRDPSFEICYPTTRLICLENSHAHSGGRCLSAEYTDKVGELAKKYGLKLHIDGARIFNASVALGVSVHRLVQAADSVTACLSKGLGAPAGTVIAGSKDFINKAKILRKTLGGGMRQIGVLCAAAIVAVEENVEKLEGDHKKAKILAVFHSLSAGINNIKGLKVDLDSVETNIVFFDILKESGTNGDELMKKLEAHGVLAMPEGPCKIRLALHHQISEHDVQYTISCIQKIVTGLPDKNGVN; from the exons A TGACTATGGTGACAAGAAGAGTGGACCTTCGATCTGACACTGTCACCAAACCAACTGAAACTATGCGGGCGGCAATG ATCAGGGGAAGTGAAGTCATTCTTGGAGATTATTCCCATATCCATATTTATGAAAATGGAGGTATTTCCACGCTTGGAGGCGTACATCCTAGGACAGTGAAGAACAACGAAGATGGAACAATGGATATTGACCGAATTGAAGAATCTATCCGAGATCCAAGCTTTGAAATATGTTATCCAACAACTAGGCTCATCTGCTTGGAAAATTCACATGCTCA CTCCGGTGGTAGATGTCTTTCTGCTGAATATACAGACAAAGTTGGCGAGCTAGCAAAGAAATATGGGTTAAAACTTCACATTGACGGGGCTCGTATTTTTAATGCATCTGTG GCTCTAGGGGTTTCAGTGCATAGACTTGTGCAGGCTGCTGATTCAGTAACG GCTTGCCTATCAAAAGGGCTTGGTGCTCCAGCTGGAACTGTTATTGCAGGTTCAAAGGACTTCATTAACAAG GCAAAGATTCTTCGGAAGACATTGGGCGGTGGTATGAGACAAATCGGTGTCCTATGTGCTGCTGCTATAGTTGCAGTGGAAGAAAATGTTGAAAAGCTCGAAGGCGATCATAAGAAAGCTAAGATTTTGGCAG TTTTTCATTCTCTGTCAGCGGGGATTAACAATATCAAAGGATTGAAAGTTGACCTCGATTCTGTCGAGACCAATATT GTCTTCTTTGACATTCTTAAGGAGTCTGGGACAAATGGAGACGAACTAATGAAAAAGCTAGAAGCACACGGTGTACTTGCAATGCCGGAAGGTCCATGCAA AATTAGGCTTGCCCTTCACCATCAGATCTCAGAACATGACGTGCAGTACACCATAAGTTGCATCCAG AAAATTGTGACTGGTCTCCCTGATAAAAATGGTGTCAACTGA
- the LOC121798853 gene encoding probable low-specificity L-threonine aldolase 1 isoform X3, with product MTMVTRRVDLRSDTVTKPTETMRAAMVNAEVDDDVLGFDPTAASLEKKMAKIMGKEAALFVPSGTMANLICVLVHCQIRGSEVILGDYSHIHIYENGGISTLGGVHPRTVKNNEDGTMDIDRIEESIRDPSFEICYPTTRLICLENSHAHSGGRCLSAEYTDKVGELAKKYGLKLHIDGARIFNASVALGVSVHRLVQAADSVTACLSKGLGAPAGTVIAGSKDFINKAKILRKTLGGGMRQIGVLCAAAIVAVEENVEKLEGDHKKAKILAVFHSLSAGINNIKGLKVDLDSVETNIVFFDILKESGTNGDELMKKLEAHGVLAMPEGPCKIRLALHHQISEHDVQYTISCIQKIVTGLPDKNGVN from the exons A TGACTATGGTGACAAGAAGAGTGGACCTTCGATCTGACACTGTCACCAAACCAACTGAAACTATGCGGGCGGCAATGGTAAATGCTGAAGTTGATGATGATGTACTTGGTTTTGACCCGACTGCTGCTTCCCTCGAAAAAAAGATGGCCAAGATCATGGGGAAAGAAGCAGCATTATTTGTCCCATCAGGCACCATGGCTAACCTAATCTGCGTGCTCGTTCACTGTCAGATCAGGGGAAGTGAAGTCATTCTTGGAGATTATTCCCATATCCATATTTATGAAAATGGAGGTATTTCCACGCTTGGAGGCGTACATCCTAGGACAGTGAAGAACAACGAAGATGGAACAATGGATATTGACCGAATTGAAGAATCTATCCGAGATCCAAGCTTTGAAATATGTTATCCAACAACTAGGCTCATCTGCTTGGAAAATTCACATGCTCA CTCCGGTGGTAGATGTCTTTCTGCTGAATATACAGACAAAGTTGGCGAGCTAGCAAAGAAATATGGGTTAAAACTTCACATTGACGGGGCTCGTATTTTTAATGCATCTGTG GCTCTAGGGGTTTCAGTGCATAGACTTGTGCAGGCTGCTGATTCAGTAACG GCTTGCCTATCAAAAGGGCTTGGTGCTCCAGCTGGAACTGTTATTGCAGGTTCAAAGGACTTCATTAACAAG GCAAAGATTCTTCGGAAGACATTGGGCGGTGGTATGAGACAAATCGGTGTCCTATGTGCTGCTGCTATAGTTGCAGTGGAAGAAAATGTTGAAAAGCTCGAAGGCGATCATAAGAAAGCTAAGATTTTGGCAG TTTTTCATTCTCTGTCAGCGGGGATTAACAATATCAAAGGATTGAAAGTTGACCTCGATTCTGTCGAGACCAATATT GTCTTCTTTGACATTCTTAAGGAGTCTGGGACAAATGGAGACGAACTAATGAAAAAGCTAGAAGCACACGGTGTACTTGCAATGCCGGAAGGTCCATGCAA AATTAGGCTTGCCCTTCACCATCAGATCTCAGAACATGACGTGCAGTACACCATAAGTTGCATCCAG AAAATTGTGACTGGTCTCCCTGATAAAAATGGTGTCAACTGA
- the LOC121798853 gene encoding probable low-specificity L-threonine aldolase 1 isoform X4, whose product MVTRRVDLRSDTVTKPTETMRAAMVNAEVDDDVLGFDPTAASLEKKMAKIMGKEAALFVPSGTMANLICVLVHCQIRGSEVILGDYSHIHIYENGGISTLGGVHPRTVKNNEDGTMDIDRIEESIRDPSFEICYPTTRLICLENSHAHSGGRCLSAEYTDKVGELAKKYGLKLHIDGARIFNASVALGVSVHRLVQAADSVTACLSKGLGAPAGTVIAGSKDFINKAKILRKTLGGGMRQIGVLCAAAIVAVEENVEKLEGDHKKAKILAVFHSLSAGINNIKGLKVDLDSVETNIVFFDILKESGTNGDELMKKLEAHGVLAMPEGPCKIRLALHHQISEHDVQYTISCIQKIVTGLPDKNGVN is encoded by the exons ATGGTGACAAGAAGAGTGGACCTTCGATCTGACACTGTCACCAAACCAACTGAAACTATGCGGGCGGCAATGGTAAATGCTGAAGTTGATGATGATGTACTTGGTTTTGACCCGACTGCTGCTTCCCTCGAAAAAAAGATGGCCAAGATCATGGGGAAAGAAGCAGCATTATTTGTCCCATCAGGCACCATGGCTAACCTAATCTGCGTGCTCGTTCACTGTCAGATCAGGGGAAGTGAAGTCATTCTTGGAGATTATTCCCATATCCATATTTATGAAAATGGAGGTATTTCCACGCTTGGAGGCGTACATCCTAGGACAGTGAAGAACAACGAAGATGGAACAATGGATATTGACCGAATTGAAGAATCTATCCGAGATCCAAGCTTTGAAATATGTTATCCAACAACTAGGCTCATCTGCTTGGAAAATTCACATGCTCA CTCCGGTGGTAGATGTCTTTCTGCTGAATATACAGACAAAGTTGGCGAGCTAGCAAAGAAATATGGGTTAAAACTTCACATTGACGGGGCTCGTATTTTTAATGCATCTGTG GCTCTAGGGGTTTCAGTGCATAGACTTGTGCAGGCTGCTGATTCAGTAACG GCTTGCCTATCAAAAGGGCTTGGTGCTCCAGCTGGAACTGTTATTGCAGGTTCAAAGGACTTCATTAACAAG GCAAAGATTCTTCGGAAGACATTGGGCGGTGGTATGAGACAAATCGGTGTCCTATGTGCTGCTGCTATAGTTGCAGTGGAAGAAAATGTTGAAAAGCTCGAAGGCGATCATAAGAAAGCTAAGATTTTGGCAG TTTTTCATTCTCTGTCAGCGGGGATTAACAATATCAAAGGATTGAAAGTTGACCTCGATTCTGTCGAGACCAATATT GTCTTCTTTGACATTCTTAAGGAGTCTGGGACAAATGGAGACGAACTAATGAAAAAGCTAGAAGCACACGGTGTACTTGCAATGCCGGAAGGTCCATGCAA AATTAGGCTTGCCCTTCACCATCAGATCTCAGAACATGACGTGCAGTACACCATAAGTTGCATCCAG AAAATTGTGACTGGTCTCCCTGATAAAAATGGTGTCAACTGA
- the LOC121798853 gene encoding probable low-specificity L-threonine aldolase 1 isoform X5 yields MTMVTRRVDLRSDTVTKPTETMRAAMVNAEVDDDVLGFDPTAASLEKKMAKIMGKEAALFVPSGTMANLICVLVHCQIRGSEVILGDYSHIHIYENGGISTLGGVHPRTVKNNEDGTMDIDRIEESIRDPSFEICYPTTRLICLENSHAHSGGRCLSAEYTDKVGELAKKYGLKLHIDGARIFNASVALGVSVHRLVQAADSVTACLSKGLGAPAGTVIAGSKDFINKAKILRKTLGGGMRQIGVLCAAAIVAVEENVEKLEGDHKKAKILAAGINNIKGLKVDLDSVETNIVFFDILKESGTNGDELMKKLEAHGVLAMPEGPCKIRLALHHQISEHDVQYTISCIQKIVTGLPDKNGVN; encoded by the exons A TGACTATGGTGACAAGAAGAGTGGACCTTCGATCTGACACTGTCACCAAACCAACTGAAACTATGCGGGCGGCAATGGTAAATGCTGAAGTTGATGATGATGTACTTGGTTTTGACCCGACTGCTGCTTCCCTCGAAAAAAAGATGGCCAAGATCATGGGGAAAGAAGCAGCATTATTTGTCCCATCAGGCACCATGGCTAACCTAATCTGCGTGCTCGTTCACTGTCAGATCAGGGGAAGTGAAGTCATTCTTGGAGATTATTCCCATATCCATATTTATGAAAATGGAGGTATTTCCACGCTTGGAGGCGTACATCCTAGGACAGTGAAGAACAACGAAGATGGAACAATGGATATTGACCGAATTGAAGAATCTATCCGAGATCCAAGCTTTGAAATATGTTATCCAACAACTAGGCTCATCTGCTTGGAAAATTCACATGCTCA CTCCGGTGGTAGATGTCTTTCTGCTGAATATACAGACAAAGTTGGCGAGCTAGCAAAGAAATATGGGTTAAAACTTCACATTGACGGGGCTCGTATTTTTAATGCATCTGTG GCTCTAGGGGTTTCAGTGCATAGACTTGTGCAGGCTGCTGATTCAGTAACG GCTTGCCTATCAAAAGGGCTTGGTGCTCCAGCTGGAACTGTTATTGCAGGTTCAAAGGACTTCATTAACAAG GCAAAGATTCTTCGGAAGACATTGGGCGGTGGTATGAGACAAATCGGTGTCCTATGTGCTGCTGCTATAGTTGCAGTGGAAGAAAATGTTGAAAAGCTCGAAGGCGATCATAAGAAAGCTAAGATTTTGGCAG CGGGGATTAACAATATCAAAGGATTGAAAGTTGACCTCGATTCTGTCGAGACCAATATT GTCTTCTTTGACATTCTTAAGGAGTCTGGGACAAATGGAGACGAACTAATGAAAAAGCTAGAAGCACACGGTGTACTTGCAATGCCGGAAGGTCCATGCAA AATTAGGCTTGCCCTTCACCATCAGATCTCAGAACATGACGTGCAGTACACCATAAGTTGCATCCAG AAAATTGTGACTGGTCTCCCTGATAAAAATGGTGTCAACTGA
- the LOC121798853 gene encoding probable low-specificity L-threonine aldolase 1 isoform X8: MVTRRVDLRSDTVTKPTETMRAAMIRGSEVILGDYSHIHIYENGGISTLGGVHPRTVKNNEDGTMDIDRIEESIRDPSFEICYPTTRLICLENSHAHSGGRCLSAEYTDKVGELAKKYGLKLHIDGARIFNASVALGVSVHRLVQAADSVTACLSKGLGAPAGTVIAGSKDFINKAKILRKTLGGGMRQIGVLCAAAIVAVEENVEKLEGDHKKAKILAVFHSLSAGINNIKGLKVDLDSVETNIVFFDILKESGTNGDELMKKLEAHGVLAMPEGPCKIRLALHHQISEHDVQYTISCIQKIVTGLPDKNGVN; the protein is encoded by the exons ATGGTGACAAGAAGAGTGGACCTTCGATCTGACACTGTCACCAAACCAACTGAAACTATGCGGGCGGCAATG ATCAGGGGAAGTGAAGTCATTCTTGGAGATTATTCCCATATCCATATTTATGAAAATGGAGGTATTTCCACGCTTGGAGGCGTACATCCTAGGACAGTGAAGAACAACGAAGATGGAACAATGGATATTGACCGAATTGAAGAATCTATCCGAGATCCAAGCTTTGAAATATGTTATCCAACAACTAGGCTCATCTGCTTGGAAAATTCACATGCTCA CTCCGGTGGTAGATGTCTTTCTGCTGAATATACAGACAAAGTTGGCGAGCTAGCAAAGAAATATGGGTTAAAACTTCACATTGACGGGGCTCGTATTTTTAATGCATCTGTG GCTCTAGGGGTTTCAGTGCATAGACTTGTGCAGGCTGCTGATTCAGTAACG GCTTGCCTATCAAAAGGGCTTGGTGCTCCAGCTGGAACTGTTATTGCAGGTTCAAAGGACTTCATTAACAAG GCAAAGATTCTTCGGAAGACATTGGGCGGTGGTATGAGACAAATCGGTGTCCTATGTGCTGCTGCTATAGTTGCAGTGGAAGAAAATGTTGAAAAGCTCGAAGGCGATCATAAGAAAGCTAAGATTTTGGCAG TTTTTCATTCTCTGTCAGCGGGGATTAACAATATCAAAGGATTGAAAGTTGACCTCGATTCTGTCGAGACCAATATT GTCTTCTTTGACATTCTTAAGGAGTCTGGGACAAATGGAGACGAACTAATGAAAAAGCTAGAAGCACACGGTGTACTTGCAATGCCGGAAGGTCCATGCAA AATTAGGCTTGCCCTTCACCATCAGATCTCAGAACATGACGTGCAGTACACCATAAGTTGCATCCAG AAAATTGTGACTGGTCTCCCTGATAAAAATGGTGTCAACTGA